In Primulina eburnea isolate SZY01 chromosome 5, ASM2296580v1, whole genome shotgun sequence, a single window of DNA contains:
- the LOC140832136 gene encoding zinc finger protein ZAT9-like, whose amino-acid sequence MSVLNNPPHSGDQNFKIKHEGNKHSYFLRAKTDRLMCYEASADDFKKSSSDKTSEEEDLANCLVMLSNKSFSFSGNDKEESKAKETEINVTFQCKSCEKVFSSHQALGGHRASHKRVKGCFASNSVLGNVDQDSIQEDCEFLTQSETTTVTPPTSNSSARKTLKMHECTICRRVFSSGQALGGHKRCHWLTSISSGNSFIPDLHDFAYSHDQRVYKTYNDHLIDLNLNFPIPQLGRRKDADTTKRDQEHRIKAMDARNEENSCTESKLRKLSELGDVKLDRWLQVGIASFTNIR is encoded by the coding sequence ATGAGTGTTCTAAATAATCCACCCCATAGTGGGGATCAAAACTTCAAGATCAAACATGAAGGTAACAAGCATTCGTATTTCCTCCGAGCCAAAACGGATCGTTTAATGTGCTACGAAGCAAGTGCAGATGACTTCAAGAAGTCATCCTCGGATAAGACGAGTGAAGAAGAAGATCTGGCAAATTGTTTGGTGATGTTGTCTAACAAATCTTTTTCCTTTTCTGGTAATGATAAGGAGGAAAGCAAGGCTAAAGAAACGGAGATCAATGTCACGTTCCAGTGCAAATCTTGCGAGAAAGTCTTCAGTTCCCACCAAGCATTGGGGGGACATAGAGCGAGTCACAAGAGAGTTAAAGGTTGTTTTGCATCCAATTCTGTTCTAGGAAATGTCGACCAAGATTCGATCCAAGAAGATTGTGAATTCTTGACGCAATCAGAGACGACGACTGTCACTCCACCCACGTCCAACTCCTCCGCAAGAAAGACACTCAAGATGCACGAATGTACAATTTGCCGTCGAGTTTTCTCATCGGGGCAGGCCTTAGGCGGGCACAAACGGTGTCATTGGCTCACTTCCATTTCATCGGGAAATTCTTTCATCCCAGATCTCCATGATTTTGCGTATAGTCATGACCAGCGAGTTTACAAAACATATAACGATCACCTTATTGATCTCAATCTTAACTTTCCAATTCCCCAGCTTGGTCGTCGAAAAGATGCCGATACGACAAAACGTGATCAAGAGCATAGAATCAAGGCCATGGATGCCCGGAACGAAGAAAATTCATGTACTGAGAGTAAGCTTAGAAAGCTAAGTGAATTAGGAGATGTTAAGTTGGATAGGTGGTTACAGGTGGGGATCGCTTCTTTTACCAATATACGTTAG